One Lepidochelys kempii isolate rLepKem1 chromosome 12, rLepKem1.hap2, whole genome shotgun sequence genomic region harbors:
- the LOC140896055 gene encoding chymotrypsinogen A-like, translated as MAALWLLSCLALLGAAHGCGVQEIQPIISGYARIVNGEEAVPGSWPWQVSLQGLTVSPGWQLQQSKTNSWHFCGGSLVSERWVVTAAHCRVTKSNVVVLGEHDRSSSQEKVQKLAIQQVFTHPQYNSYTTNNDIALIKLATAVKLGSTVAPVCLAAAGEQYQSGQRCVTTGWGKTRYNALSTPSKLQQTALPLLTNEECKKYWNGNILDSMICAGAAGSSSCMGDSGGPLVCQENGVWHLVGIVSWGSSRCATTMPGVYAHVSLLRAWADSIMARN; from the exons ATGGCTGCTCTGTGGCTGCTCTCCTGCCTGGCACTCCTCGGCGCGGCTCACG GCTGTGGTGTGCAGGAAATCCAGCCCATCATCAGTGGCTACGCTCGCATTGTGAATGGCGAGGAGGCGGTTCCCGGATCCTGGCCCTGGCAGGTCTCCCTGCAA GGCCTTACAGTCTCCCCCGGTTGGCAATTGCAGCAGTCGAAGACGAACAGCTGGCACTTCTGTGGCGGCTCCCTGGTCAGCGAGCGTTGGGTGGTGACAGCTGCACACTGCAGAGTGAC GAAATCCAACGTGGTGGTGCTCGGGGAACACGACCGCAGCTCCTCCCAAGAGAAAGTGCAGAAACTGGCCATCCAGCAG GTTTTCACCCACCCGCAGTATAACTCCTACACCACCAACAATGACATCGCGCTCATCAAGCTGGCCACGGCCGTGAAGCTGGGCAGCACTGTGGCCCCAGTGTGCCTGGCAGCCGCCGGGGAGCAGTACCAGAGTGGCCAGCGCTGCGTCACCACTGGCTGGGGCAAGACCCGCTACAATG CCTTAAGCACCCCAAGCAAACTGCAGCAGACGGCGCTGCCCCTGCTGACCAATGAGGAGTGTAAAAAGTACTGGAACGGTAACATCCTGGACTCCATGATCTGTGCTGGAGCAGCAGGCTCCTCCTCCTGCATG GGTGACTCCGGCGGCCCCCTTGTCTGCCAGGAGAATGGAGTCTGGCATCTAGTGGGCATCGTGTCCTGGGGCAGCAGCCGCTGTGCCACCACCATGCCAGGCGTCTACGCCCACGTAAGCCTGCTCCGTGCATGGGCCGACAGCATCATGGCCCGCAACTGA
- the LOC140896495 gene encoding chymotrypsinogen 2-like → MAFLWLLPCLAFLGTAHGCGLPAIQPVISGYARIMNGETAVPGSWPWQVSLQDNTSFHFCGGSLISENWVVTTAHCSVRRRRPPTCCFSLQGDSGGPLVCQQDGAWTLVGIVSWGSSTCSPSTPGVYARVTKLRAWIDQTIAAN, encoded by the exons ATGGCTTTCCTctggctcctgccctgcctcGCCTTCCTGGGCACTGCCCATG GCTGCGGCCTCCCTGCCATCCAACCTGTCATCAGCGGTTATGCACGAATCATGAACGGCGAGACGGCGGTTCCTGGATCCTGGCCCTGGCAGGTCTCCCTGCAG GACAACACCAGCTTCCATTTCTGCGGCGGCTCCCTGATCAGCGAGAACTGGGTGGTCACCACTGCCCACTGCAGCGTCAG AAGGAGACGCCCCCCAACCTGCTGCTTCTCCTTGCAGGGCGACTCCGGCGGCCCCCTGGTGTGCCAGCAGGACGGCGCCTGGACCCTGGTGGGGATCGTCTCCTGGGGAAGCAGCACCTGCTCCCCCTCCACGCCCGGCGTTTACGCCCGCGTCACCAAGCTCAGGGCCTGGATCGACCAGACCATCGCGGCCAATTAA